Proteins encoded in a region of the Candidatus Obscuribacter sp. genome:
- a CDS encoding SpoIID/LytB domain-containing protein gives MKVFSCEIKSSIDVADSLQDDEVAAAIGAVQHYLDQEARVAQLVAQKTPANTISPWLQSSREFGLSQTVESPRGKNRAKLWGSTFLALALSFCMQTARAQEGDYVIDTTDSDGQLLAVLNKARTGGNNLISANRVRVCLASGVSKIDLDTPDGASIYSLADGAIVAKTGTQSSFSLNLANTTANGVARPKLALKGKTDRDRLQFLGGSDIRNVAYRPGVAPEDLSSIALPLKRELAKTSYTSDFSTDDSAAQFNPEQGYIVVPESDGSGATPLVGINGKYFRGAVMLKPTSGSNTSMRVINVLDIEDYLLSVVPSEVPSRWPAEVLKAQAIAARSYVVANLNKHKVDGYDVKDTVEDQVYSGVQSENDETNQAVAQTKGMVLKHNNAVISAFFHSTSGGATEVAEAVWGKNLPYLKAVVDYDDESPHFTWKRPVSVSKLQSLFKTPGETLLGVFVVSRYPGDNKRVKSVMLVSDKSSRLVTGQELRRLFNLPSTQFSLFQQDQTYIFSGRGFGHGLGLSQWGAKALADRGYNAGQILSYYYKDVTIESLRGDAI, from the coding sequence ATGAAAGTCTTTTCCTGTGAAATTAAGAGCTCTATAGATGTAGCCGATTCATTGCAGGATGATGAGGTGGCGGCAGCTATTGGAGCTGTGCAACACTATCTCGACCAGGAAGCGAGAGTAGCTCAGCTTGTCGCTCAAAAAACACCAGCCAATACCATCAGTCCCTGGCTGCAAAGCTCCAGGGAGTTTGGTTTGAGCCAAACAGTAGAGTCGCCCAGGGGCAAAAATCGCGCCAAACTCTGGGGCAGTACATTCCTTGCCCTGGCCTTGAGCTTTTGTATGCAAACAGCCAGAGCACAGGAAGGTGACTATGTCATTGATACTACTGACAGTGACGGGCAGTTGCTTGCGGTATTAAATAAAGCTCGCACTGGTGGCAACAATCTAATCTCTGCTAATCGAGTGAGAGTCTGTCTGGCCAGTGGCGTAAGCAAAATCGACCTCGACACTCCTGATGGTGCGTCTATTTATTCGCTAGCCGATGGTGCTATTGTCGCCAAGACCGGCACTCAATCGAGCTTTAGCCTTAATCTAGCCAACACCACAGCAAATGGTGTAGCGCGACCTAAGCTCGCTCTTAAAGGCAAAACAGATAGAGACAGATTACAGTTTTTGGGTGGCTCAGATATCCGCAACGTCGCCTATCGTCCCGGTGTCGCCCCCGAAGACCTCAGTAGTATTGCCCTGCCCCTCAAGCGTGAGTTGGCTAAGACATCTTATACATCGGACTTTAGTACCGATGATAGTGCCGCTCAGTTTAATCCTGAGCAGGGCTATATAGTAGTGCCAGAGTCTGATGGATCAGGTGCGACTCCTCTAGTGGGCATCAACGGCAAGTATTTCCGCGGTGCAGTTATGCTCAAGCCCACAAGCGGCAGTAATACATCTATGCGTGTTATCAACGTGCTTGATATCGAGGACTATTTGCTCTCAGTGGTACCGTCAGAAGTACCAAGCCGCTGGCCTGCTGAAGTCTTAAAAGCTCAGGCTATTGCCGCTCGCTCCTATGTGGTAGCTAATCTCAATAAACACAAAGTTGACGGCTACGATGTTAAAGACACAGTCGAAGACCAGGTCTATAGCGGTGTTCAGAGCGAGAACGACGAAACCAATCAAGCTGTAGCTCAGACAAAAGGCATGGTCTTAAAGCACAATAATGCCGTAATTTCAGCGTTCTTTCACAGTACCAGTGGCGGTGCTACCGAAGTAGCCGAAGCGGTCTGGGGCAAGAACCTGCCCTACCTCAAAGCTGTAGTCGATTATGACGACGAGTCTCCACACTTTACTTGGAAGCGTCCAGTATCAGTAAGCAAATTACAATCGCTCTTTAAAACACCAGGCGAGACTCTGCTTGGCGTCTTTGTTGTCAGTCGCTACCCGGGCGATAACAAGCGAGTCAAGAGCGTCATGTTAGTCTCAGACAAATCGTCAAGACTGGTCACCGGTCAGGAATTGAGACGTCTTTTTAACTTGCCCAGTACCCAGTTTTCGCTCTTTCAGCAAGACCAGACTTATATCTTTAGTGGTCGTGGCTTTGGCCACGGTCTTGGTCTTTCGCAATGGGGAGCCAAAGCACTGGCTGACAGGGGTTATAATGCAGGTCAGATTCTTTCGTATTACTATAAAGATGTGACGATAGAATCCCTCAGGGGCGACGCCATCTAG
- a CDS encoding site-2 protease family protein, which produces MFTLLMLGVLGALIIVHECGHYLVARFFGFQTPVFGIGLPFGPYIRLGRRWNTEFRIYAALLGGFVAIPELGDETNSSASSEAFKIVLNPFKKFPIWQRALVAVAGVTFNVIFAYFLMVVLLFTLGKPIDQTYCKELDKSNPIAKQAGVMPNDDIIAIDRHPVMTADEIIAYLGSRKQSPIVLTLRRDGKMVDLNMTTNAKGRVGMALDQRPTQYQKVEGGPVAVLGEAGAELTNRTRLMVVRVVDMVYGMIPDFNAPKTATPKAGIRDLHGVLAVIKVGAEMAKIDWRQIIMFTILISMDLAIVNLLPWPALDGGHLAFMLVEAVRGKPIEERAHGEMVKWGFLSLLALMAVVMFNDVEALMKGQLDFKKPPDKSAPVKAPASGSDTNITAPAAPPETAPESTEKPAQEAPAPIDANPAPAK; this is translated from the coding sequence TTGTTTACCCTCTTGATGCTCGGTGTGCTGGGCGCCTTGATTATCGTCCATGAATGCGGGCACTACCTGGTAGCCCGATTTTTTGGTTTTCAGACCCCGGTATTTGGTATTGGTCTGCCCTTTGGCCCCTATATCAGGCTAGGCAGACGCTGGAATACCGAATTTAGGATATATGCAGCCCTCCTGGGCGGCTTTGTGGCTATTCCTGAGCTGGGTGATGAAACAAACTCATCAGCATCGTCAGAAGCCTTTAAGATTGTGCTGAATCCATTTAAAAAGTTTCCTATCTGGCAAAGAGCCCTTGTGGCTGTTGCCGGTGTGACCTTTAATGTCATTTTTGCCTACTTCCTGATGGTGGTCTTGCTCTTTACCCTGGGTAAGCCAATCGATCAGACTTACTGCAAAGAGCTAGATAAATCCAATCCCATCGCTAAACAAGCCGGCGTCATGCCCAATGACGATATCATCGCCATTGATAGACACCCGGTGATGACAGCCGATGAGATTATTGCTTATCTGGGCTCGCGCAAACAATCACCTATCGTGCTGACCCTCAGACGCGATGGCAAAATGGTCGATCTCAATATGACGACCAATGCCAAAGGCCGCGTCGGTATGGCACTGGATCAAAGACCTACTCAATATCAAAAAGTAGAAGGCGGACCAGTAGCAGTGCTCGGCGAAGCCGGAGCAGAATTGACCAATCGCACCAGACTCATGGTAGTGCGTGTTGTGGACATGGTCTATGGCATGATCCCTGATTTTAATGCCCCTAAAACTGCCACTCCCAAAGCCGGTATCCGCGATTTGCACGGTGTACTGGCCGTGATTAAAGTCGGCGCCGAAATGGCTAAAATCGACTGGCGCCAGATCATCATGTTTACCATTTTGATCTCAATGGACCTGGCGATCGTAAACCTCTTGCCCTGGCCAGCACTCGATGGCGGTCACCTGGCGTTTATGCTAGTTGAAGCTGTCAGAGGCAAACCAATCGAAGAGAGAGCCCATGGTGAAATGGTCAAATGGGGCTTCCTCAGCTTGCTTGCTCTAATGGCAGTGGTGATGTTTAACGATGTCGAAGCCTTGATGAAAGGTCAGCTCGATTTTAAAAAGCCGCCGGATAAAAGCGCACCTGTAAAGGCTCCAGCCAGTGGCAGCGATACCAATATCACAGCCCCTGCTGCGCCACCAGAGACAGCTCCTGAGAGCACTGAGAAGCCTGCACAAGAAGCTCCCGCACCAATCGATGCCAACCCTGCCCCAGCCAAATAG
- a CDS encoding zinc ribbon domain-containing protein, with protein MPSYDYRCKDCQDTFTIERSMTDNSETSCTGCESKNVIRIWNMILRSSGSTPDVGQGTAKKSSGGGCGSCSSHSCGTCH; from the coding sequence ATGCCTAGTTACGATTACCGCTGCAAAGACTGCCAGGACACTTTTACAATCGAGCGCAGTATGACAGACAACTCTGAGACCTCCTGCACAGGATGCGAGAGCAAAAATGTCATACGCATCTGGAACATGATTTTGCGCTCGTCAGGCTCGACTCCAGACGTCGGTCAGGGCACTGCAAAAAAATCTAGCGGTGGTGGCTGCGGCTCATGCAGCAGTCATAGCTGTGGCACCTGCCATTGA
- a CDS encoding DUF2384 domain-containing protein, whose translation MASIAPRGKTKESVALTAFFKIADQWGLTTRQQKILLGLANDSTFYNYQKAPEGARIDCDKLERISYILGIFKDLQILFSDQKSILEWIKKPNSAEPFCGKSALEFMTERGRIIDLYRVRQYLASQRGV comes from the coding sequence ATGGCAAGTATTGCGCCTCGTGGCAAGACAAAAGAATCTGTTGCACTTACTGCATTTTTTAAGATTGCAGACCAGTGGGGGCTGACAACTCGCCAGCAAAAGATCTTGCTTGGGCTTGCCAATGACTCTACTTTTTACAATTATCAAAAGGCTCCTGAGGGAGCACGTATCGACTGCGACAAGCTCGAACGCATCAGCTACATCTTGGGCATATTCAAAGACCTTCAAATTCTATTCAGTGATCAAAAATCGATACTTGAGTGGATTAAGAAGCCCAACAGTGCAGAGCCATTTTGCGGTAAAAGTGCATTGGAGTTTATGACAGAGCGTGGTCGCATTATTGACCTTTACAGAGTTCGTCAATATTTAGCATCACAACGAGGTGTTTAG
- a CDS encoding RES family NAD+ phosphorylase, giving the protein MIATRFPAVNFFESVATDPSDWEILLAVERLTDPSFDVGDLSTLETLDRLSGPGAGRILPSFTFRDQIGTRFSTPEFGAYYASEDLKTAMAETIHHRSMFMRATGEPAQDLDQLLILADLQGVLHDIRGMIDVLGDVYSLNSYSQSQRLAARLRKEASLGLIFDSVRNENGQCAAIWRPRVLSNAREDRHITYRWDGTKITGYFDKSDFVSI; this is encoded by the coding sequence TTGATCGCGACTCGCTTCCCAGCTGTAAATTTCTTTGAGAGTGTTGCAACTGATCCTTCTGACTGGGAGATTTTATTAGCAGTCGAGAGACTCACTGATCCAAGTTTTGATGTCGGTGATCTAAGCACACTTGAAACATTAGATAGACTGTCCGGACCTGGAGCTGGAAGAATTCTTCCGTCATTTACTTTCCGTGACCAAATTGGTACTAGATTTAGCACACCTGAATTTGGTGCGTACTATGCATCAGAAGATTTAAAAACTGCTATGGCAGAGACTATACACCACCGGTCCATGTTCATGCGCGCGACAGGTGAACCAGCTCAGGACTTGGATCAGCTGCTTATACTTGCTGACCTGCAAGGAGTGCTGCATGACATACGAGGCATGATAGATGTGCTTGGCGACGTCTATAGTCTTAATAGCTATAGCCAATCACAAAGGCTGGCTGCCCGTTTACGCAAGGAAGCAAGTCTAGGGCTGATTTTTGACAGTGTCCGCAACGAGAATGGTCAGTGTGCAGCGATCTGGCGCCCAAGAGTATTGTCAAATGCCCGAGAAGATCGGCACATTACTTATCGATGGGACGGGACTAAAATAACTGGATATTTTGACAAATCAGATTTCGTGTCAATCTGA
- a CDS encoding trypsin-like peptidase domain-containing protein, with protein sequence MAALDKSTSDGDKPQDIPTWDINLAQPLSDKDSADGRLSTAGKTLKSELTEQSFSLYYSFWGLMGCSTRRQAPELANKPIANDCGLDLKSLYPQVQNSAVQIVSPKGNGSGFYACQRGQCFYVTNQHVAGDKGDFVSSIVKPSAKYDFDQDIQGYVAASDRKNDIAIIYAGKEDANAKETRDLTAVKFATDSDDLTSGMPVFSVGHPLGIVQQVVGPGTLDTHSGKELRSSIVASPGDSGSPWFNSRGEAIGILTTGLNSSASGDKSTGAGEFTVSFATRIEHVRALINKFIDDNARVLNSAEEVKAVGKTR encoded by the coding sequence ATGGCAGCTTTAGACAAATCCACTAGCGATGGCGACAAGCCCCAAGATATTCCAACCTGGGACATCAATCTAGCCCAGCCTTTGTCCGATAAAGACAGTGCCGATGGGCGTCTTAGTACAGCTGGTAAGACCCTAAAGTCCGAGTTAACAGAGCAGAGCTTCTCGCTGTACTATTCGTTTTGGGGACTTATGGGCTGCAGCACCCGTCGCCAGGCGCCCGAATTAGCTAACAAACCAATTGCCAATGACTGTGGTCTCGACCTCAAGAGTCTCTATCCGCAAGTGCAAAATTCGGCAGTACAAATAGTGTCGCCTAAAGGTAACGGCTCTGGGTTTTATGCCTGCCAAAGAGGCCAATGCTTTTATGTCACCAATCAACATGTGGCAGGTGATAAAGGTGATTTTGTCTCAAGTATTGTCAAACCATCGGCAAAGTATGACTTTGATCAAGACATACAGGGCTATGTTGCAGCATCTGATCGCAAAAACGATATCGCCATTATTTATGCTGGCAAAGAGGATGCAAATGCAAAAGAGACTAGAGATCTCACTGCCGTAAAATTTGCCACTGACAGTGATGACCTGACTAGTGGCATGCCTGTATTTAGTGTCGGTCATCCTTTGGGCATAGTGCAACAAGTTGTCGGTCCAGGTACTTTGGATACTCACTCCGGTAAAGAGCTGAGGAGCTCAATAGTGGCTTCCCCTGGGGATAGCGGCTCGCCATGGTTTAACAGTCGTGGTGAAGCGATAGGTATACTCACCACTGGTTTAAACAGCAGTGCCAGCGGTGACAAGAGCACTGGTGCCGGCGAATTTACAGTGTCTTTTGCCACAAGAATCGAGCACGTTAGAGCCCTTATCAACAAATTTATTGACGATAACGCCAGAGTCCTCAATTCGGCAGAGGAAGTGAAGGCTGTGGGCAAAACACGCTAA
- the panB gene encoding 3-methyl-2-oxobutanoate hydroxymethyltransferase translates to MTKAISTLTLQKYKRDGRKIVCLTAYDYSMAKILDRAGVDLILVGDSLAMVALGHRTTHAVTMEEMLHHTRAVTRGVSTAMVVADLPFMSYQVDVTQAITNAGRFVKEAQAHAVKLEGATRLNLEIIERLTGMGIPVMGHLGYTPQAIHGLGGARVQGRSADEAIKLIDDARALEMAGCFSVVLEMVPTAVAKLVTEKLTIPSIGIGAGNVCDGQILVTDDMLGKFTDFVPRFVRRYADLSQVCEEAIAGYARDVKSGNFPNASESFLLPKDEEQSLSKQVGQEKSQAGEVC, encoded by the coding sequence ATGACAAAAGCAATATCAACCCTAACCCTGCAAAAGTACAAGCGGGATGGTCGCAAGATCGTCTGCCTGACTGCCTACGACTACTCCATGGCCAAGATTTTGGACAGAGCGGGAGTCGATCTCATCCTGGTAGGCGACAGCCTCGCCATGGTCGCCCTCGGGCACCGCACCACTCATGCTGTCACCATGGAAGAGATGTTGCATCACACAAGGGCGGTTACTCGTGGAGTATCGACTGCCATGGTGGTGGCCGACTTGCCTTTTATGAGCTATCAGGTAGACGTCACCCAGGCTATTACCAATGCTGGTCGCTTTGTCAAAGAAGCTCAAGCACACGCTGTCAAACTGGAAGGCGCCACCAGGCTTAATCTAGAAATCATTGAGCGTCTCACAGGCATGGGCATCCCGGTTATGGGTCACTTGGGCTACACTCCACAAGCCATCCACGGTCTTGGCGGAGCCAGAGTACAGGGGCGCTCCGCTGACGAGGCTATAAAGCTCATCGATGATGCACGTGCTTTAGAGATGGCTGGATGCTTTTCGGTAGTATTAGAAATGGTACCAACGGCAGTGGCTAAGCTTGTCACCGAAAAATTGACCATACCCAGTATCGGCATTGGTGCTGGCAATGTATGCGACGGTCAAATCCTTGTTACTGACGACATGCTTGGTAAATTTACTGATTTTGTGCCGCGCTTTGTCAGACGTTACGCCGACCTGTCTCAAGTTTGCGAAGAAGCTATTGCAGGCTACGCCAGAGACGTCAAATCAGGCAACTTCCCCAATGCTTCTGAGTCTTTTTTATTGCCTAAAGACGAAGAGCAAAGTCTGTCTAAACAAGTTGGACAAGAAAAATCCCAGGCTGGAGAAGTCTGCTAG
- a CDS encoding tetratricopeptide repeat protein, which produces MSFKKSFCLVSALNLLLIGSSPALSAPPGFAESAAKGNVLLQRAVQAFNAADYASCVSLCKQALPLDHFNKNIVHLMALAYCEMDDSYNAKLQFRSALQLDYHFIECRNNYGIMLKKINDLDNAIKEFQECIKIKSSYAPAHYNLALCYQQKGDLDAAITEFKTATHLNPRYFEAQRDLGLAIYQKFERGDGGDISECLDKLLAAAQLIPNNPMIHYHLGNIYCADGDLDEGEAEFRKALIRDPQLSAAHYELARLRYLRGDPNRALFEVKEAQRVSPTYNEGKKYPIVDRIKLKQLEAKASELTEDYETSLAAWRDVSTLIANNKETLKHIQEVSRMSKNSGSRSKKDVDPEEIRALISAGIHDTEQGSLDTAKQAFAKATELDPKSFIAWQNYGALLEAEGDLQGAAAKYQAALDLRPKYDGLYYNMAYLLEKLHMGNDAGQWYRRFHELAGKYPYDPKHIVSLQQNLAREAARSKSR; this is translated from the coding sequence ATGTCTTTTAAAAAGTCATTTTGTCTAGTATCAGCGCTCAATTTGCTCCTCATTGGCAGTAGCCCGGCCCTGTCCGCGCCTCCTGGCTTTGCCGAATCAGCTGCTAAGGGCAATGTCCTTTTGCAAAGAGCTGTGCAAGCATTTAACGCTGCCGATTATGCTAGCTGTGTGTCTTTGTGCAAGCAGGCTTTGCCACTGGACCATTTCAACAAAAATATCGTCCATTTGATGGCACTTGCCTATTGCGAAATGGACGATAGTTACAATGCCAAATTGCAGTTCAGGTCCGCTTTGCAGCTTGACTATCACTTTATCGAATGCCGCAACAACTACGGCATTATGCTCAAAAAGATCAATGACCTGGATAATGCCATCAAAGAATTCCAAGAATGCATCAAGATCAAGTCCAGCTATGCACCAGCGCACTACAACCTGGCTCTTTGCTATCAGCAAAAGGGCGATCTCGATGCGGCAATCACAGAGTTTAAGACTGCCACACATCTCAATCCCCGCTACTTTGAAGCACAAAGAGATCTGGGACTGGCAATCTATCAAAAATTCGAACGCGGAGACGGCGGCGATATCTCAGAATGTCTGGATAAGCTATTAGCAGCCGCTCAACTGATCCCAAATAATCCAATGATTCACTATCATCTAGGCAATATTTACTGTGCTGACGGTGATCTCGATGAGGGTGAAGCCGAGTTTCGCAAAGCTCTCATCCGTGACCCTCAGCTCTCAGCGGCTCATTATGAGCTTGCCCGTTTGCGCTATTTGCGCGGCGATCCTAACCGTGCCCTCTTTGAAGTCAAAGAAGCACAAAGGGTCAGTCCCACCTATAACGAAGGCAAGAAATATCCAATAGTTGACCGCATCAAGCTTAAGCAGCTCGAGGCCAAAGCGTCAGAACTGACTGAAGATTACGAGACCTCCCTGGCTGCCTGGAGAGATGTCTCTACTTTGATTGCAAACAACAAAGAGACTTTAAAGCACATCCAGGAAGTCTCACGGATGTCCAAAAATAGCGGCTCGCGTAGCAAAAAGGATGTCGACCCGGAAGAGATTAGAGCACTGATATCAGCAGGTATCCACGACACTGAGCAAGGCTCACTTGATACGGCCAAACAAGCTTTTGCCAAAGCTACCGAGCTTGATCCCAAGTCATTTATCGCCTGGCAAAATTATGGCGCCTTACTGGAAGCGGAGGGTGATTTGCAGGGAGCTGCTGCCAAATATCAGGCGGCTCTTGACTTGAGACCCAAATATGACGGACTTTATTACAATATGGCTTATCTTTTAGAGAAGCTCCATATGGGCAATGATGCCGGTCAGTGGTACCGCAGATTTCACGAGCTAGCGGGCAAATATCCCTATGATCCCAAGCACATTGTCAGTCTCCAGCAAAATCTGGCAAGAGAAGCCGCTCGCTCTAAGTCCAGGTAA
- the fabG gene encoding 3-oxoacyl-[acyl-carrier-protein] reductase, whose amino-acid sequence MSILEGQVAVVTGSGRGIGKAIAQVLSKAGAKVVISDINEELCNQTTKEFEAAGSEAIAVPCNVTQSDSIAKMVEAVMAKWGRIDILVNNAGITRDNLFMRMSEAEWQAVIDTNLTSAFKVTQPVLKIMSKQRSGRIVNIASTTGVHGNFGQINYAAAKAGLIGFTKTVALEYASRNITSNAVAPGFIDTDMTKALGEEIINKYLERIPLKRMGTPDDIAQAVLFFAGPAAYVTGQVIEVNGGLYT is encoded by the coding sequence ATGAGCATCCTAGAAGGCCAGGTAGCAGTTGTAACCGGCTCCGGACGTGGGATTGGTAAGGCAATTGCTCAGGTGCTGTCTAAGGCAGGCGCCAAAGTCGTAATCAGCGACATAAATGAAGAGCTTTGCAATCAGACCACTAAAGAATTTGAAGCAGCAGGCAGCGAAGCAATAGCTGTACCCTGCAATGTCACTCAGTCAGATAGCATCGCCAAAATGGTGGAAGCTGTGATGGCTAAATGGGGTCGCATTGACATCCTCGTCAATAATGCCGGCATTACTCGCGACAACTTATTTATGCGGATGAGTGAAGCTGAATGGCAAGCAGTTATAGATACAAATTTGACTTCAGCTTTTAAGGTCACTCAACCAGTACTAAAGATTATGTCTAAGCAACGCAGCGGACGCATAGTCAACATAGCCAGTACGACAGGTGTCCATGGCAACTTCGGACAAATCAACTATGCCGCTGCTAAAGCTGGTCTGATTGGTTTTACCAAGACTGTGGCTCTTGAATACGCCAGCCGTAACATCACGTCTAACGCAGTAGCCCCAGGCTTTATTGATACAGATATGACAAAAGCGCTTGGTGAGGAAATTATAAACAAGTACCTTGAGCGCATCCCGCTCAAGCGCATGGGCACACCCGATGATATCGCCCAGGCTGTTCTTTTCTTTGCTGGACCAGCTGCCTACGTGACTGGCCAAGTGATTGAAGTAAACGGCGGACTTTATACATAA
- the acpP gene encoding acyl carrier protein: MEEKEAFERVKKVAVAQLNVNGDEVTMEASFTKDLGADSLDTVELVMALEEEFGMEIPDEDAEKITTVGEAVKYIASHL, from the coding sequence ATGGAAGAGAAGGAAGCCTTCGAAAGAGTCAAGAAGGTGGCCGTGGCCCAGCTTAACGTCAACGGCGACGAAGTAACGATGGAAGCAAGCTTTACCAAAGATCTTGGTGCAGATTCTCTCGATACAGTCGAACTCGTTATGGCTCTTGAAGAAGAGTTTGGAATGGAAATTCCAGATGAGGACGCTGAGAAGATAACCACCGTCGGCGAAGCAGTTAAATACATTGCATCGCATCTCTAA
- the fabF gene encoding beta-ketoacyl-ACP synthase II has protein sequence MTKERVVVTGLGPISAVGTGKEQFWDGIVNGRSGVKLVQRIPEKLRPSCKIAAEMLDFDPLQYMDHKAVKRTDRFIQFAIAASKLALADSKLDLSKENMERVGTAVGSAAGGFQTIEDQYGVLMEKGPDRCSPFTVPMLIVNMAAGWVSMLHGAKGPNTCTVTACATSSHSIGDAYRIIERGEADIMFAGGSEAPIAALVMAGFASARTLSTRNDEPTKASRPFDKKRDGFVMGEGGAILILESLSHAKARGAHIYAEIVGFGSTSDAYDIVQPCADGAGAARAMQCALDQAGIKPEEVDYINAHGTSTPLGDKAETNAIKKVFGEHATSHKLCISSSKSMTGHLLGAAGAIEAAVAIMAIETSIIPPTINMEDPDPDCDLNYVPNVAIRDTKVDVVMSNSFGFGGHNAALAFRRFKD, from the coding sequence ATGACCAAAGAGCGTGTAGTAGTAACAGGTCTGGGTCCCATATCAGCTGTGGGCACTGGCAAAGAGCAATTTTGGGATGGCATCGTAAACGGTCGCTCTGGCGTCAAACTGGTGCAGCGCATCCCCGAAAAACTTCGGCCATCCTGCAAAATCGCTGCTGAAATGTTGGACTTCGATCCGCTTCAGTACATGGATCATAAAGCTGTAAAACGGACCGATAGATTTATACAATTCGCCATCGCTGCTTCCAAGCTAGCGTTAGCTGATAGCAAGCTCGATCTTTCTAAAGAAAACATGGAGCGTGTTGGTACTGCAGTGGGTTCTGCTGCTGGTGGTTTTCAAACAATTGAAGACCAGTATGGCGTGCTCATGGAAAAAGGTCCTGATAGATGTTCACCATTTACAGTACCAATGCTTATCGTCAACATGGCGGCTGGTTGGGTCTCTATGCTGCACGGTGCTAAGGGGCCAAATACTTGCACAGTGACAGCTTGTGCTACATCTTCACACTCCATTGGTGATGCCTATCGCATTATTGAGCGTGGCGAAGCAGACATTATGTTTGCTGGCGGCTCTGAAGCTCCGATAGCTGCTCTTGTGATGGCAGGCTTTGCCTCAGCTCGTACACTCAGTACGCGCAATGATGAGCCCACCAAAGCAAGCAGACCCTTTGACAAAAAGCGTGATGGCTTTGTCATGGGAGAAGGCGGCGCTATATTGATATTAGAATCGCTCAGTCACGCTAAAGCTCGCGGTGCTCACATCTATGCTGAAATTGTCGGTTTTGGCAGTACCAGTGATGCCTATGACATTGTGCAGCCCTGTGCTGACGGTGCGGGCGCAGCAAGAGCGATGCAATGTGCTCTAGATCAAGCTGGTATCAAACCCGAAGAAGTCGACTATATAAATGCTCACGGCACATCCACACCGCTTGGTGATAAAGCTGAGACCAATGCCATCAAAAAAGTATTTGGTGAGCATGCTACAAGTCACAAGCTCTGCATCTCCAGTAGTAAATCAATGACCGGGCACTTGCTTGGTGCAGCCGGTGCTATCGAAGCCGCCGTAGCTATCATGGCCATAGAGACCTCGATAATCCCACCTACCATCAATATGGAAGACCCGGATCCAGACTGCGATCTCAACTATGTGCCCAACGTAGCGATACGTGATACCAAAGTTGATGTGGTCATGTCCAATAGTTTTGGTTTTGGTGGACACAATGCGGCTCTTGCATTCAGGCGCTTCAAGGACTAA